The sequence GGCGGCAGCGAAACTGCTGTCGAGCTTTAAAGGTCAACGTTGGTTGATTTTAGGCAATATGGCTGAATTAGGCGACGAAAGTCTTGCACTTCACCGTCAAGTCGGTGAATATGCTGCCCCATTCGCTTTTGAGCATGTACTCACTTACGGTGATGATACCAAGGTGATTAGTGAGGTCTGTAATGGTACTCACTTCGCAACGCATCAAGCGATGATCGCACACATAGAGCAGCACTTATGCTTGCCGAATAACGTGTCACACACCTTGTTGGTGAAAGGCGCAAACAGTGCAGGAATGAGTAAAATAGCCGCTGCTTTAAAGGAGAACTTTTCATGATAATTTGGCTTGCAGAGCTACTACAGCCATACTTTTCTTTTTTCCGTTTGTTCGAATACCTATCGTTTCGAGCCATCGCGAGTATTTTGACGGCTTTATGTCTGTCGCTGTGGATGGGACCTCGTTTAATTGAGCGTCTGCAAATGCTACAAATTGGCCAAGTTGTTCGTAATGACGGCCCTGAATCTCACTTCAGCAAACGTGGTACGCCAACCATGGGCGGTGTGATGATCCTTGCTGCTATCATTATTACGGTATTGGTGTGGGCTGATCTTTCCAACCCTTACGTTTGGGCAGTATTGGCCGTGCTTGCTGGCTACGGCGCCGTTGGCTTTGTTGATGACTACCGTAAAGTGGTTCGTAAGAACACTGATGGTCTGATTGCTCGCTGGAAGTACTTCTGGCAATCCGCGATCGCATTGGTTGTGGCGTTTGCTCTATATGCTCACGGACACGATACTGCGGCAACTCAGTTGGTGGTTCCTTTCTTTAAAGATGTGATGCCACAGCTAGGTTTATTGTACATCGTACTGACTTATTTTGTTATTGTGGGTACCAGTAATGCGGTAAACCTAACGGACGGCCTAGACGGCTTGGCCATTATGCCAACGGTTATGGTGGCGGCTGGTTTTGCTGTGATTGCTTGGGCAACAGGTAACGTTAACTTCGCGGCATACCTTCACATTCCATACATTCCATACACCTCTGAGCTGGTTGTGGTTTGTACCGCTATCGTGGGTGCGGGTCTTGGTTTCCTATGGTTTAACACCTACCCAGCACAAGTCTTCATGGGCGATGTTGGCTCACTAGCGCTTGGTGGTGCATTAGGTGTGATTGCTGTTTTGGTTCGCCAAGAATTGGTACTGGTTATCATGGGCGGTGTGTTTGTAATGGAGACCTTGTCAGTTATTCTGCAGGTGGGCTCTTACAAATTGCGTGGTCAGCGTATTTTCCGCATGGCACCGATTCATCACCACTACGAACTGAAAGGTTGGCCAGAGCCGCGTGTAATCGTGCGCTTTTGGATCATCTCAATGGTATTAGTCTTGGTTGGTCTAGCGACACTGAAAGTTCGTTAATCCTGTATGAGCCTCTTGATGAGAGGCTCTTTAAAACTATTAAGAGCATCTTGTTTAAATGGAACGTTGGCAAAATATTCAAAATGTAGTGGTTGTGGGGCTCGGTATTACCGGGCTCTCTGTCGTTAAACATCTCGTAAAATATCAACCTCAGACTCATGTGAAGGTGATTGATACTCGAGAACTACCACCAGGCCGAGAATCTTTGCCTGAATCGGTAGAGCTGCATTCTGGAAGTTGGAATAGCCAATGGTTAGCGAAAGCTGATTTAGTGGTTGCTAACCCGGGTATCGCCTTAGCGACCCCTGAAATACAAGATGTTATTCAAGCGGGAACTCCGGTTGTTGGCGATATTGAACTGTTTGGCTGGGCGGTAGACAAACCCGTCGTGGCAATAACAGGTTCCAATGGTAAAAGTACGGTGACCGATCTAACGGGTGTGCTTGCTAAGGCCGCCGGTCTTAACGTTGGCGTTGGTGGCAACATCGGTATTCCAGCCTTAGACCTTCTTGAGCTTGATGCCGACTTGTATGTTCTTGAGCTTTCAAGCTTTCAGCTAGAGACAACATCCAGTTTAAGTCTTGCAGCTGCGGCCTTTTTGAACCTGTCAGAAGATCATATGGATCGCTATCAAGGCATGGCCGATTACCGTGACGCTAAATTAAGAATTTTTAATAATGCTCAGTACGCGATTGTAAACCGAGAAGACAAAGAGACTTATCCTGACCACACGATGTCATTGGTGACATTTGGACTCGATGACCAAGAGTTTGGTGTATCAATAGTCGATGGTACCGAATGGCTAGTGGATAACGGTAAGCCAGTACTTGCTACTCAAGATTTAACATTGGTTGGACGTCACAATGTGGCGAATGCGTTAGTCTCTTTAGCACTGTTGAAGCAAGTTGGTATTGATTACAGCAAAAGCCTTGAAGCTCTGAAAGCCTACAACGGTTTAACGCATCGTTGCCAAGTAGTGGCTGACAGACGCGAAATCAAATGGGTTAACGACTCGAAAGCGACCAACGTAGCCAGTACATTAGCGGCTCTGTCGGGGTTAGAGTACCAAGGTACTTTGTATCTCTTAGTCGGAGGTGTGGGCAAAGGCGCTGACTTTAGCGAGCTTAAACCCGTGTTGGCGCAACTAGACCGTGTTCAGTTGTGTTGCTTCGGTGAAGATGCTGCGCAATTCATGCCATTACATCCATCGGCGAAGACGTTTGATACCATGCGTGACATCATCGAGAGCATCTCTGCACAACTGGCGTCGGGTGACATGGTGATGCTGTCTCCTGCGTGTGCAAGCTTCGATCAATTTAATAACTTCATGGCGAGAGGTGATGCGTTCACTGAACTTGCCCATGAGTATGCCTAACGTGTTGAAGGACTAACATTCAGTGCAAAGAGTGAAAGAGATTAATCAATCTATTTGGCAATGGCTTAACCGTGCCACACCAGCGGCGCTCTACGATCGTCAGTTGGTATGGATTGCTCTTGGATTGATGCTAACGGGCTTGGTAATGGTAACGTCGGCTTCGTTCCCAATCAGTGCTCGTTTAACCGATCAGCCGTTTCACTTTATGTTCCGTCACGCCATTTTCTTGGTGTTAGCGTTAATCGTATCCAGCGTAATACTTCAAATTCCAATGAAGCGTTGGTTTCAATACAGCATGTACCTACTGGGGTTATCCTTCTTTTTGTTGGTTGTGGTATTAGCTGTCGGTAAATCGGTGAACGGTGCATCGCGCTGGATTCCGCTTGGATTGTTTAACTTACAACCTGCCGAAGTCGCTAAATTATCGCTGTTTATCTTTATGGCAGGCTACTTGGTTCGAAAACAAGACGAAGTGAGGAAAACCTTCTTCGGTGGTTTTGGTAAGCCAATTATGGTGTTTGGTGCCTTTGCAGTATTACTCCTTGGCCAACCCGATTTAGGTACCGTTGTTGTAATGCTGGTTACCTTGTTTGGCATGCTATTTATCGCAGGTGCCAAGCTTTCACAGTTTATTGCCTTAATGGTGGCGGGTATTGCCGCGGTCGTCGGCTTGATTGTTATTGAGCCTTATCGTGTTCGACGTGTGACCTCATTCTGGGAACCATGGAATGACCCGTTTGGCAGTGGCTACCAGTTAACTCAATCACTGATGGCATTTGGCCGTGGTGATTGGATGGGGCAAGGCCTTGGTAACTCGGTTCAGAAGTTAGAATATTTACCAGAAGCACATACCGATTTTGTGTTTGCTGTATTGGCTGAAGAGTTGGGCTTTGTTGGCGTGACCTTAGTGCTGATCCTTATTTTTAGTCTGGTGCTTAAAGCGATTCTAATTGGTAAGAAAGCCTTCGAAAACGACCAGTTATTCAGTGGCTACCTTGCCTTTGGTATTGGTATTTGGTTTGCTTTTCAAACGCTTGTTAACGTGGGTGCGGCTTCAGGTATCGTTCCAACTAAAGGCCTGACATTGCCATTAATCAGTTACGGTGGGTCAAGTTTGATCGTGATGTCGGTGGCGGTTTCGATGCTGCTACGTATCGATCACGAGTGCCGAATACAACAAAAAGAACAAGCCGACAATCAAAACGAATTAGTAGAATAAGAATCTAACGTGATGAAAAAAAACAAAAAACTTTTAGTGATGGCTGGTGGTACTGGCGGTCACGTTTTCCCTGGTTTAGCCGTGGCTAAAAAGCTTCAGCAACAAGGTTGGGAAATTCGCTGGTTAGGAACTGCGGACAGAATGGAAGCGGATCTGGTACCAAAGCATGGTATTGAGATCGACTTCATTAAGGTAAAAGGCCTGCGCGGTCAAGGCATTAGCAAGCTAATTAAAGCGCCATTCCAGATTATTAATGCCATACTTCAAGCAAGGCAGCACATCAAAGCATGGCAACCAGATGTTGTACTTGGAATGGGTGGTTACGTGAGTGGTCCCGGTGGCATCGCGGCATGGTTATCCGGTATTCCTGTGGTTCTACATGAACAAAATGCAGTGGCAGGTTTAACCAACCAATGGCTATCTAAAATTGCTAAAAAAGTGTTCCAAGCTTTCCCTGGTGCGTTTCCTACTGCACAGGTGGTGGGTAACCCTGTTCGTGAAGATGTTGTTGCCTTGGCTGAACCCGAGCAACGCATGGCAGAGCGTGACGGTGATATTCGTATCCTCGTGATGGGTGGCAGTCAGGGCGCTAAGATCCTGAACGATACCTTACCAGTTACCATAGCCCAGCTTGGTGAAGGTTTTACTGTGATGCATCAAGCTGGTAAGAACAATCAACAACAAGTGATTGAACAATACAAATCACATTCTGTAGATAATGTTCAAGTGACTGAATTTATTGATGATGTGGCGCAAGCTTATGAGTGGGCAGATCTATTAGTGTGTCGCTCAGGTGCATTGACCGTATCTGAAGTGTCTGCAGCAGGCGTGGGTTCTGTCTTCGTTCCGTTCATGCACAAAGACAGACAACAAGCGCTGAATGCCGATCACCTCGTTGAATGTGGCGCGGCGCTAATGATTGAACAGCCTCAACTGACGGCTGATAAGCTAGCGAACACTATCGCTCAGCTTGATAGAAATGAATTAAAAATGATGGCAACAAAAGCTCGTCAGGCAGCCAAGCTTGATGCGGATGTGACCGTCGCTGAAGCGATTAAAGCTTTAGCAAAATAATGAGATTGAATTGATGACGATTGAACATACCCAAGACTTAGCGCAAATCCGTGCAATGGTGCCAGAAATGCGCCGTGTTAAATCTATCCACTTCATTGGTATTGGTGGCGCAGGAATGAGCGGGATTGCTGAAGTCTTGCTTAATGAAGGCTATCAGATCACGGGTTCTGACATTGCTCAAAACCCAGTGACCGATCGTTTAGTTAGCAAGGGCGCGACCGTTTATATTGGTCACCAAGCAAGTAACGTTGCCGACGCAAGTGTGGTAGTGGTTTCAACCGCTATCAACGAAGAAAACCCAGAGATTATTGCCGCTCGTGAAGCGCGCACACCTATCGTTCGTCGTGCTGAAATGCTGGCTGAACTGATGCGTTTTCGTCATGGCATTGCTGTGGCAGGTACGCACGGTAAAACAACGACCACTGCGCTAGTGACACAGATTTACTCGGAAGCGGGTCTAGATCCAACCTTTGTAAACGGTGGTTTGGTGAAGAGTGTAGGCACGAATGCTCGTCTAGGCTCGAGTCGCATTCTTATCGCTGAAGCCGATGAAAGCGATGCGTCATTCTTACATCTGCAACCAATGGTGAGTATCGTTACTAACATTGAAGCGGATCATATGGATACTTACGGCGGCGATTTCGAAACGCTAAAGCAGACGTTCATTGATTTCTTACACAATCTGCCATTCTACGGTCAGGCTGTGATGTGTGTTGATGATCCGGTAGTACGTGAGCTTATTCCTCAGGTTAGTCGCCAAGTGATTACCTACGGCTTCTCAGAAGATGCGGATATCCGTATTGAAAACTACGTACAGGAAGGCCAACAAGGCAAGTTCACTGTGGTACGTGAAGGCAAAGCTAACCTAGATATTACGTTGAACATTCCAGGTCGCCATAACGCACTGAACGCATCAGCGGCGATTGCGGTTGCGACGGAAGATGACATCAGCGATGAAGCTATTTTAAAAGCGATGGCGGGAACGGAAGGCACTGGCCGTCGTTTCGATCACCTTGGTGAATACGAAACGGGTAAGGGTATTGCAATGTTGGTTGATGATTACGGTCATCATCCAACCGAAGTTGATGTAACGATTCAAGCTGCCCGTAGTGGCTGGACAGACAAACGTCTTGTGATGATTTTCCAACCACACCGCTACAGCCGAACGCGTGACCTGTATGATGACTTTGCTAACGTTCTTGAACAGGTTGATGTTCTAATATTATTAGATGTGTACTCTGCAGGTGAGAAACCGATTGCAGGGGCAGACGGACGCTCGTTAAGTCGAACTATTCGTGGGCGTGGTAAGATTGATCCGATCTTCGTTGCTGATATCAACACGCTGCCATCGGTTCTAGCCAACGTCATTCAAGGCGGTGACCTTGTTTTAACGCAGGGTGCAGGTGATGTTGGTCGTGTTGCTAAGCAACTCGAATCGCTACAGTTAGACATTAATAATATGCAGAACGCGTAACAGAATACTGTCTACAGACTGTGGTCAATCGCTCACTTCTTGCGATTGACCTAAAATTGACCAAAAATCTTATTATCAACGTTTGATAGTTTGATTTTGCTCAGTATAATTCATAGGTTAAAGTAAGTGCTTTTACCTCTATTACGAAGATAGGGAATAGAATTGCGAACCAACGACAGGGAATGCGGGCTTTGGTAGAAAGTACTTTTAGCGAAAACCGCCACCTATTCAGTTTACCATCGCTCAAGAAACACGCCTTAGGCGGGTCTTTTTTAGTCGTGGTATTGCTATTCATTGGGTTTCTCTTCTATACCACACTAACTTGGATGTGGGACGATCAGCGATTGCCTCTTTCCAAAATAGTACTTCAAGGCGACTTAACTTATGTAACGGCTGGTGATGTTCAGCATGCTTTTGGCGAGTTAGAACATATTGGTACCTTCATGTCGCAAGATATTGGGGTGTTGCAAGACAGCTTAGAGGCGTTACCTTGGGTATCTGTTGTCTCGATTCGTAAACAGTGGCCAGACACAATAAAAGTATTTTTGACTGAATACCAAGCAGCAGCAATCTGGAATGGCAACATGCTGCTCAACGAAAACGGTCAAGTGTTTAATGGCGATATCGGCCTGTTGAAGGGCGATAGAGTTAAGCTTTATGGCCCGGAAGGGACCAGCCAAGAAGTGATAGCAAAATGGCGACAGATAACTCCTTTGATTAACAGTCTAGGGTTAACCGTTACCTCGCTCGTTCTCAATGAGCGCCGTGCTTGGCAAATAATCCTAGATAACGGTATCCGTTTAGAACTAGGTAAAGATTCTTTAGATGAGCGTGTTGAACGCTTTATTTCGCTTTATAACGAATTAGGAAGTAAAGCGAATCAAGTGAGCTACATCGACCTCAGGTATGATACGGGAGCCGCTGTAGGCTGGTTTCCAGAGCAAGAGTTAGAAGAGAGCAGAAATGACTAAGACCGCAGATGACAACATAATCGTTGGTCTTGATATAGGCACTGCGACCATATCAGCTCTAGTTGGTGAAATACTGCCTGATGGTCAAATCAATATCATTGGTTCAGGGCAAAGCCCATCCAGAGGTATGGATAAAGGTGGTGTAAACGACCTAGAGTCGGTAGTGAAGTCGGTTCAGCGAGCAATTGATCAAGCAGAGTTGATGGCTGAATGCCAAATCAGCAATGTATTTATCTCGCTGTCCGGTAAGCATATCGCAAGCCGAATTGAAAAAGGCATGGGCACTATTTCAGATGAAGAAGTGTCTCAAGACGATATGGATCGAGCGATCCATACCGCGAAATCGATTAAAATAGGTGATGAACAGAGAATTCTGCACGTGATTCCACAAGAATTTACCATCGATTACCAAGAAGGCATTAAGAATCCACTTGGTTTATCTGGTGTTCGAATGGAAGTCAGTGTTCACCTAATTTCGTGCCATAGCGACATGGCGAGAAACATTATTAAAGCTGTTGAACGATGTGGTCTCACTGTAGAACAAATCGTGTTTTCAGGACTTGCCTCAAGTAATGCGGTAATTACTGACGACGAGAGAGAGCTTGGAGTATGTGTTGTTGATATTGGTGCCGGTACGATGGATATTTCCATTTGGACTGGCGGCGCACTGCGACACACAGAAGTCTTTTCCTACGCAGGAAATGCAGTAACCAGTGATATTGCCTTCGCTTTCGGCACGCCAGTGAGCGATGCTGAAGAGATAAAAGTAAACCATGGTTGCGCTCTGAGTGAACTCGTAAGCAAGGATGATTCTGTTAACGTCCCAAGTGTAGGTGGCCGTCCATCGAGAAGTTTGCAAAGACAAACTTTGTCGGAAGTGATTGAACCACGTTACACTGAACTTATGGGCCTCGTTAACCAAACTATTGATACGGTTCAATTACAGCTACGAGATGAGGGTATTAAGCACCACCTTGCAGCTGGCGTCGTTCTCACTGGTGGAGCGGCACAAATTGACGGATTGGTAGAGTGTGCGGAACGTGTTTTCCGCAATCAAGTTCGAGT is a genomic window of Vibrio sp. FE10 containing:
- the ftsA gene encoding cell division protein FtsA; translated protein: MTKTADDNIIVGLDIGTATISALVGEILPDGQINIIGSGQSPSRGMDKGGVNDLESVVKSVQRAIDQAELMAECQISNVFISLSGKHIASRIEKGMGTISDEEVSQDDMDRAIHTAKSIKIGDEQRILHVIPQEFTIDYQEGIKNPLGLSGVRMEVSVHLISCHSDMARNIIKAVERCGLTVEQIVFSGLASSNAVITDDERELGVCVVDIGAGTMDISIWTGGALRHTEVFSYAGNAVTSDIAFAFGTPVSDAEEIKVNHGCALSELVSKDDSVNVPSVGGRPSRSLQRQTLSEVIEPRYTELMGLVNQTIDTVQLQLRDEGIKHHLAAGVVLTGGAAQIDGLVECAERVFRNQVRVGKPLEVSGLTDYVKEPYHSTAVGLLHYARDCQISDEGDYSEPKRSAPSMSGLFGKLRNWIQKEF
- the mraY gene encoding phospho-N-acetylmuramoyl-pentapeptide-transferase, which encodes MIIWLAELLQPYFSFFRLFEYLSFRAIASILTALCLSLWMGPRLIERLQMLQIGQVVRNDGPESHFSKRGTPTMGGVMILAAIIITVLVWADLSNPYVWAVLAVLAGYGAVGFVDDYRKVVRKNTDGLIARWKYFWQSAIALVVAFALYAHGHDTAATQLVVPFFKDVMPQLGLLYIVLTYFVIVGTSNAVNLTDGLDGLAIMPTVMVAAGFAVIAWATGNVNFAAYLHIPYIPYTSELVVVCTAIVGAGLGFLWFNTYPAQVFMGDVGSLALGGALGVIAVLVRQELVLVIMGGVFVMETLSVILQVGSYKLRGQRIFRMAPIHHHYELKGWPEPRVIVRFWIISMVLVLVGLATLKVR
- the murG gene encoding undecaprenyldiphospho-muramoylpentapeptide beta-N-acetylglucosaminyltransferase: MKKNKKLLVMAGGTGGHVFPGLAVAKKLQQQGWEIRWLGTADRMEADLVPKHGIEIDFIKVKGLRGQGISKLIKAPFQIINAILQARQHIKAWQPDVVLGMGGYVSGPGGIAAWLSGIPVVLHEQNAVAGLTNQWLSKIAKKVFQAFPGAFPTAQVVGNPVREDVVALAEPEQRMAERDGDIRILVMGGSQGAKILNDTLPVTIAQLGEGFTVMHQAGKNNQQQVIEQYKSHSVDNVQVTEFIDDVAQAYEWADLLVCRSGALTVSEVSAAGVGSVFVPFMHKDRQQALNADHLVECGAALMIEQPQLTADKLANTIAQLDRNELKMMATKARQAAKLDADVTVAEAIKALAK
- the murC gene encoding UDP-N-acetylmuramate--L-alanine ligase → MTIEHTQDLAQIRAMVPEMRRVKSIHFIGIGGAGMSGIAEVLLNEGYQITGSDIAQNPVTDRLVSKGATVYIGHQASNVADASVVVVSTAINEENPEIIAAREARTPIVRRAEMLAELMRFRHGIAVAGTHGKTTTTALVTQIYSEAGLDPTFVNGGLVKSVGTNARLGSSRILIAEADESDASFLHLQPMVSIVTNIEADHMDTYGGDFETLKQTFIDFLHNLPFYGQAVMCVDDPVVRELIPQVSRQVITYGFSEDADIRIENYVQEGQQGKFTVVREGKANLDITLNIPGRHNALNASAAIAVATEDDISDEAILKAMAGTEGTGRRFDHLGEYETGKGIAMLVDDYGHHPTEVDVTIQAARSGWTDKRLVMIFQPHRYSRTRDLYDDFANVLEQVDVLILLDVYSAGEKPIAGADGRSLSRTIRGRGKIDPIFVADINTLPSVLANVIQGGDLVLTQGAGDVGRVAKQLESLQLDINNMQNA
- the murD gene encoding UDP-N-acetylmuramoyl-L-alanine--D-glutamate ligase codes for the protein MERWQNIQNVVVVGLGITGLSVVKHLVKYQPQTHVKVIDTRELPPGRESLPESVELHSGSWNSQWLAKADLVVANPGIALATPEIQDVIQAGTPVVGDIELFGWAVDKPVVAITGSNGKSTVTDLTGVLAKAAGLNVGVGGNIGIPALDLLELDADLYVLELSSFQLETTSSLSLAAAAFLNLSEDHMDRYQGMADYRDAKLRIFNNAQYAIVNREDKETYPDHTMSLVTFGLDDQEFGVSIVDGTEWLVDNGKPVLATQDLTLVGRHNVANALVSLALLKQVGIDYSKSLEALKAYNGLTHRCQVVADRREIKWVNDSKATNVASTLAALSGLEYQGTLYLLVGGVGKGADFSELKPVLAQLDRVQLCCFGEDAAQFMPLHPSAKTFDTMRDIIESISAQLASGDMVMLSPACASFDQFNNFMARGDAFTELAHEYA
- the ftsW gene encoding cell division protein FtsW — translated: MQRVKEINQSIWQWLNRATPAALYDRQLVWIALGLMLTGLVMVTSASFPISARLTDQPFHFMFRHAIFLVLALIVSSVILQIPMKRWFQYSMYLLGLSFFLLVVVLAVGKSVNGASRWIPLGLFNLQPAEVAKLSLFIFMAGYLVRKQDEVRKTFFGGFGKPIMVFGAFAVLLLGQPDLGTVVVMLVTLFGMLFIAGAKLSQFIALMVAGIAAVVGLIVIEPYRVRRVTSFWEPWNDPFGSGYQLTQSLMAFGRGDWMGQGLGNSVQKLEYLPEAHTDFVFAVLAEELGFVGVTLVLILIFSLVLKAILIGKKAFENDQLFSGYLAFGIGIWFAFQTLVNVGAASGIVPTKGLTLPLISYGGSSLIVMSVAVSMLLRIDHECRIQQKEQADNQNELVE
- a CDS encoding cell division protein FtsQ/DivIB, translated to MRALVESTFSENRHLFSLPSLKKHALGGSFLVVVLLFIGFLFYTTLTWMWDDQRLPLSKIVLQGDLTYVTAGDVQHAFGELEHIGTFMSQDIGVLQDSLEALPWVSVVSIRKQWPDTIKVFLTEYQAAAIWNGNMLLNENGQVFNGDIGLLKGDRVKLYGPEGTSQEVIAKWRQITPLINSLGLTVTSLVLNERRAWQIILDNGIRLELGKDSLDERVERFISLYNELGSKANQVSYIDLRYDTGAAVGWFPEQELEESRND